The segment AAGAAATTGGCGAAAACAATTGTGATATATTAATAGCAGGAGACTTTAACATAGATTGGTCTAAAGATGGAGTATATAAAGAATTGAGAATATATTGAACGATAATTACCTAAAACAAATAGTTGAAGAATATACTCGAATAACGAAAagataaaatacaataattgactatattataacaaatatgaatacaattgatgttaaaaataatgtgaaaaataaaatttcggcTCATGAATCTATAGATATAGTTTTTAGGTGTAATCATGTGAAACATGAAGATAaccaatataaagaaataacaaattttaaatataataaacatactTTTAATAATGAGGTTAGtgaaatacaaaatatagaTGAAAACAATGATATTAACAATAATGGTAAATATTTcgataaatgtatataaagagctataaagaaatttacacataaaaaaaactataaaggtactttttcgttcttcaaaaggtacaaaaggctttaaacacatcatggtgaagggtatataagattcggcacagccgaatatagaactcttacttgttttttataacatttgacatagaaatatgaaattaggtATATACAGACTGAATTAACTGAGAACTTattaaaaaggaactttttcgttctacattttttttaaatatttaacccagaaacataaattgttgaaaatcatttaataagatttttgcatgtatgtataaaaaagaaaaaggacCAGTCAAagaaggaaaaagtaccaaaaagttcattcattttataatttaatctaTTCATTTGTGCAAAAGTGGCGTTATAAAAAAGGTATTGGAATTCGAGTTCCGAAAAGCTCACATTCTTAgcactaaatatataaaatcttcAATTCTAgaccaatttataaaaataatattgataaaaacaattttaaataaacttttttttaataattgggAGTTTATTAaaccactttttttaaaataaacataataacaaatttaaaaaaatcaacaaaaatacattctaTATTTATAGAACAAAAGTTGCTGCCAAAGAAGAAACAGCAGATCTAAGGATATTTATTAACCTTATATGATTCTGAAGTGGAACACAAATTTTCATAGGAAGAATTAGTGCCAGATTTACAATCAGCAGCAGGCTTATCGCAGCTTTTATAGATGGCGTAATTAACCATATTGGTAGAGGCATAATTACAAGCAAATAAATAGGCTTTTCCTTTGCCAGAAGCAGAATAAGTCGCAGCAGCACAACCCACACGTATATTACGATCAGCCATCATAACAGTGAAATGaccaatttttctaaaatattaaatatttatattaaaaagttatacaAACTCTCACATAAAACATCAACTTACGGTCCCTTGTAACCCTTAGGATATTTATCAATATAGGATTGTTTAACATCGCTTTTCTCATTATACCATAATCTAATAGATTTTTCAATCAAAGCAGTGTCATTAGGACTTTTCGTGAAGCCTAATGAGGCAAGATTTTGTCCGGAATATCTAAACTCATCGGTATTGTGACATTTGTCATGTTTCATTTTACATTGTAATACATTTAGTTCAGCCAAAGAAGCCAATTCATCATCCCATTCCATGGTGGCCATGCGACAAGCGGCCTTAAGATGTTTTTCACCACCACCAGCAATGATGTTGCGCTTTTCATTGTGTCTATCGACAATTAACTTTTTTAGCGAATCGGTAATTTCCCGCTTTTCGGCATCGTCGGGACAATTTGAATGAAATtcctaaaatacaaatttttagaatttttcatatgtttgaaTTGTAATCACTTACTCTATCATTGTCACAGGCTATATGGGTTTCACCTTTATCGcaattttttttgctacaaTAATCTGTAGCTATTACAGTGGAAGCCAAagtgacaaaacaaaaaactatcacaaatttattcatgttttttttctgaGAATTGTTTGATTTTCAGTTTTCAGAATTTAACTGATGCTgttctaatgaaattttgaaGTTTATATACTGAAAAGTTAGAAGTGCTTTTTTTATGACTATTTGTTTTAGGTAAATACAAATGTTTCATGTAAAGTTTGTTTAaaccatttaataaatatttactattttttttttggttttatttaacataattgtttagtttattaatatgttaattaaaaatttaaaaacatacatcTATTCCGGAATTCTGGAGGTTAACGTTAATAatcttaattatataatttgatttaattgtttaattcaaTAAAGTAATCAATATGTGTCAATAAAATTATGCTAGTATGTGCTTACATTTAAATCCCTTCTCAGAATAAAGAATCCTTTATGCTGTTGAAACAAAACACAACATAAACCCCCAACAAAAACATGGTAATAAATtgtacttactttttaatggcTACTTCATACCGTCTGTATTACTTTAACGTAATCTTAAAATTActtatattgtatatataaaattccaccactattttttgtaaatttattcttGATTCTgcatgatatttatttttatattgattttgtcattccgtttgtaacacatagaaacattggtcatagacccacaaaagtatatatattctgggtcgtcATTAAATTcgaagacgatctagccatgtctgtccgtccgtctctctgtctgtctattgaaagcacgatagagtccgaatggaaagagctagagggttaaaatttcacataaatatttcttataggcaagatttatttggtattgaaaatgggcaatatcgatccacgttttcggataccCCCCATAAAGTGACCCCTcaaaaagcagctttaacatatttaaaaaaaaacttattttaaactcCTTCacaacttaacaaaaaattcaaaatatgtatttttttagaaattttttattttcgtaagTTTAATCctttcacgtatacgggattttttacattttccttgATTTAGAGCTTTTTGTGAAttcacagctacagtaaatggctatttgtaaagaaaaatacgttagttttagaatttgatgtcactacatgctaaaaaggataatatcctgtgatatccttcgaaaacccatttttcatttttcatcgATATATTCCAAACTAAAGTGTATGGTGAAATCATATTCTTAGAAAAttcagcggtttagttttgtgcgtgaaagggttaaggcgtgaatatttttttaatagaacacTATTACCTTTAGTAAGTATACATCTTGTACATTTAGATGTATACTTACTGAAGGGAAacgggaaatttgattttatttaaacttattaatctaattttaattaaatttacgaAATTGGTAGATTTAGTATAGAAATGCCAAAAGGAAATTCTCGATTTCCGAAAATCCCGCAATTAAAAATACCGAATATTAAATCACGGgaattttcgggattttaaaatcaagAAGTTTAACCGTTTTTCCGctatatttatacattataaaatattaaataagagaattgtaatagattttgattaaaaaatgagcagggtcataaaattttaaacattttggcccctttttaatagaattacattattcattaagtaattaaaaaaaaaactcaacatattaaataactattttattatttttagtactttgaattaatttgttttctaaaaatttcacaaaataattatgtattagTTAACATATACAAAGTGTGTTCATAATGTAATATGAAATagcaaatgttatttttgtcggcaatttattaagattttttgaaaatttttatttttcgggATTTAGAATCCgcgatttttaaaaatcagtccCCATTGGCATCCCTGATTTAGTAACACTAAATATTCCAATGGGTTGTTACTTGCAACAGGggtaaaaaatactatttttgggtacttttagagttttttataatattgattctagaaacataaaaataagcATATAACGTTCGGAGTCAAAAAGAACCTATAAtgttgatactttttcgttccttaaaaggtactttttaagttttctataataatgaacaaaaacacataaaattaagcatgggAGTCCTAAAAGTGGTCCgtttggtaatttttcgttttcAACTAGTaccttttgttttcttttatattgaacctagaaatattaaacaaaatattttgaatatcaaaaatttttgtattttctggtacttttgcgttcttaaaaattttaatggttAAAAGAGGTTTGGCACTCAGGAACTTTCGATAAACAGGGACTTTCTCTTACTTTCTTCAACTGCaattttttctgaaatattgaGACTGTAATCATAAtagatttaatagattttaaatattgaacctagaaaaaatacatttatatgttattgaagaagtagtgaaaagcgagttttttaagtttctttaataattattttttaacgaaagtttttgctgggaacttTCATATTTACATAAAGAAATCAAATTATAAGTTTTTCGATGATTCGTCTATATTTGGCAAAAG is part of the Lucilia cuprina isolate Lc7/37 chromosome 3, ASM2204524v1, whole genome shotgun sequence genome and harbors:
- the LOC124418710 gene encoding antigen 5 like allergen Cul n 1-like, whose product is MNKFVIVFCFVTLASTVIATDYCSKKNCDKGETHIACDNDREFHSNCPDDAEKREITDSLKKLIVDRHNEKRNIIAGGGEKHLKAACRMATMEWDDELASLAELNVLQCKMKHDKCHNTDEFRYSGQNLASLGFTKSPNDTALIEKSIRLWYNEKSDVKQSYIDKYPKGYKGPKIGHFTVMMADRNIRVGCAAATYSASGKGKAYLFACNYASTNMVNYAIYKSCDKPAADCKSGTNSSYENLCSTSESYKVNKYP